One window of the Populus trichocarpa isolate Nisqually-1 chromosome 9, P.trichocarpa_v4.1, whole genome shotgun sequence genome contains the following:
- the LOC7489284 gene encoding kinesin-like protein KIN-5D, protein MDSSSSSQQRRRGGGMVSPSPSPSHTPRSTDKSARDLRSGDFNSNSSSKHDKEKGVNVQVIVRCRPLNEDELRVHTPVVISCNEGRREVSALQNIANKQIDRTFLFDKVFGPASKQKDLYDLAVSPIVYEVLEGYNCTIFAYGQTGTGKTYTMEGGARKKNGEFPSDAGVIPRAVKQIFEILEAQNAEYNMKVTFLELYNEEITDLLALEETPKFVDDKSKKPVALMEDGKGGVLIRGLEEEIVCTANEIYKILDKGSAKRRTAETLLNKQSSRSHSIFSITIHIKECTPEGEEMIKCGKLNLVDLAGSENISRSGAREGRAREAGEINKSLLTLGRVINTLVERSGHIPYRDSKLTRLLRDSLGGKTKTCIIATISPSIQSLEETLSTLDYAHRAKNIKNKPEINQKMMKSAMIKDLYSEIDRLKQEVYAAREKNGIYIPRDRYLQDEAEKKEMAEKIERMELDSESKDKQFLEIQELHNSQLHLTADLSEKLDKTEKKLEETENSLVDLEEKHRQANITIKEKEFFISNLLKSEKGLVERAFELRSELENAASDVSSLFAKIERKDKIEDGNRVLTQKFQSQLTQQLEILHKTVAASMTQQEKQLKDMEEDMQSFVSIKAEATEELQGRVGKLKTMYGSGIKALDDMAKELEENSRSTFGSLNSEVSKHSHAVEGFFQRIASEADALINDLQSNLQMQQEKLSAYAQQQHEAHSRAVETARSVSKVIVNFVETLDMHASNLTQIVEEAQIVNDHKLSELEKKFEGCAANEERQLLEKVAELLESSNARKKKLVQMAVHELRESANSRTNKLQQEMSTMQDTTTSIKAEWTVHMEKTESNHFEDTSAVESGRKVLEEVLHNCLRKAKMGAQQWRNAQESLLILEKSNVASVDSIVRGGTEANQILRGQFSSAVSAAVEDVDIANNNLLSSIEHSLNLDHDACGNFNSMVLPCCEDLRQLKGSHYHKIVEITENAGKCLLDEYVVDEPSCSTPRKRSFNLPTIASIEELRTPAFEELLKSIWDAKSAKQINGDTKHVAAAFEAAQSLRDPRVPLTAIN, encoded by the exons AtggattcttcttcttcatcacagcagagaagaagaggaggaggtaTGGTTTCGCCATCGCCATCGCCATCACATACTCCGCGATCAACTGATAAGTCAGCAAGAGATCTGCGATCTGGGGACTTCAATTCCAATTCCAGCAGTAAACATGATAAAGAAAAGGGTGTCAATGTGCAGGTCATTGTGCGTTGCAG GCCACTAAATGAGGATGAGTTGAGGGTTCACACTCCGGTGGTGATTTCATGTAATGAGGGTAGAAGGGAAGTGTCAGCTCTTCAGAATATTGCTAACAAGCAGATTGATAGAACTTTTCTTTTTGACAAG GTTTTTGGCCCAGCATCCAAACAGAAGGACTTGTATGATTTGGCAGTGTCTCCAATTGTGTATGAAGTTCTTGAAGGTTATAACTGCACCATCTTTGCATATGGACAGACAGGAACAGGGAAGACATACACAATGGAAGGAGGAGCCAGGAAAAAG AATGGAGAGTTTCCAAGTGATGCCGGTGTTATACCAAGAGCAGTTAaacaaatttttgaaatattagaagCTCAAAATGCCGAGTATAACATGAAAGTTACCTTTTTAGAGCTGTACAATGAGGAAATAACGGATCTTTTGGCCCTAGAAGAAACTCCAAAATTTGTTGATGACAAATCTAAGAAACCCGTAGCTCTTATGGAAGATGGAAAAGGAGGTGTTCTTATAAGAGGCTTGGAAGAAGAGATAGTATGTACTGCTAATGAAATTTACAAAATCTTGGATAAGGGCTCTGCTAAAAGGCGCACAGCTGAGACTCTTCTTAACAAGCAAAGCAGTCGCTCTCACTCAATATTTTCCATCACCATTCACATTAAAGAATGTACTCCAGAGGGGGAAGAGATGATCAAATGTGGAAAGCTGAATCTTGTTGATCTTGCTGGTTCTGAGAATATTTCCCGCTCTGGTGCCCGAGAG GGGAGAGCAAGGGAAGCAGGGGAGATTAATAAAAGCTTGCTTACACTTGGTCGTGTGATCAATACTCTTGTTGAGCGTTCTGGTCATATTCCATATAG GGATAGCAAACTAACCAGGCTATTGAGAGATTCGCTGGGTGGGAAAACAAAGACATGCATAATCGCCACGATATCACCCTCTATTCAGAGTCTGGAAGAAACACTTAGCACTCTAGATTATGCACACCGtgctaaaaatataaagaacaaaCCAGAG ATAAatcaaaagatgatgaaatcCGCAATGATCAAGGATCTATATTCTGAAATTGACCGACTGAAGCAAG AGGTATATGCTGCCAGAGAGAAAAATGGAATCTATATACCACGAGATCGTTATCTTCAAGACGAGGCTGAAAAGAAG GAAATGGCTGAAAAAATAGAACGCATGGAACTTGATTCAGAATCCAAGGACAAA CAATTTTTGGAGATCCAGGAACTCCACAATTCTCAGCTACATTTGACAGCAGATTTAAGTGAAAAACTTGATAAAACTGAG AAAAAGCTCGAGGAAACTGAAAATTCATTAGTAGATCTGGAAGAAAAACACCGACAAGCAAACATAACTATAAAGGAGAAggaattttttatatctaatctCCTCAAATCTG AGAAAGGACTAGTTGAGCGTGCATTTGAGCTTCGATCAGAGCTAGAAAATGCTGCATCAGATGTGTCCAGTTTATTTGCCAAAATTG AGcggaaggataaaattgaagacGGAAACAGGGTACTTACACAGAAATTCCAGTCCCAGTTGACCCAACAACTTGAGATCTTACATAAGACTGTGGCAGCCTCAATGACTCAACAAGAGAAGCAACTGAAAGACATGGAGGAAGATATGCAGTCCTTTGTATCGATTAAGGCTGAG GCTACTGAAGAACTTCAAGGAAGGGTCGGAAAGCTGAAAACGATGTATGGATCAGGTATCAAAGCTTTGGATGATATGGCTAAGGAGCTTGAGGAAAACTCTCGGTCTACTTTTGGTAGTCTGAATTCTGAAGTTTCCAAGCACTCGCATGCTGTTGAGGGT TTCTTCCAAAGAATTGCTTCAGAAGCTGATGCGTTAATTAATGATCTTCAAAGCAATCTTCAGATGCAACAGGAAAAGCTAAGTGCATATGCACAACAGCAGCATGAG GCACATTCCAGAGCGGTAGAAACTGCGCGATCAGTTTCGAAAGTCATAGTTAACTTCGTCGAGACTCtagacatgcatgcatccaACTTGACCCAAATTGTGGAAGAAGCACAAATAGTCAATGATCACAAATTGTCTGAACTAGAGAAGAAGTTTGAG GGGTGTGCTGCGAATGAAGAAAGGCAATTGTTGGAGAAAGTGGCAGAGCTGCTTGAAAGTTCAAATGCGAGGAAGAAAAAACTA GTGCAAATGGCAGTGCATGAACTCCGGGAAAGTGCAAACAGTAGAACTAACAAACTGCAGCAAGAAATGTCAACAATGCAGGATACCACGACTTCTATTAAAGCTGAATGGACAGTCCACATGGAAAAAACAGAGTCCAATCATTTTGAGGACACTTCTGCAGTGGAAAGTGGAAGGAAAGTCCTGGAGGAGGTTCTACATAACTG TTTAAGGAAGGCAAAAATGGGTGCCCAACAGTGGAGGAATGCTCAAGAATCCTTGCTCATCCTAGAAAAAAGCAATGTTGCTTCTGTGGATTCCATTGTTAG GGGAGGAACCGAAGCCAACCAAATCCTTCGTGGACAGTTTTCTTCCGCTGTATCAGCTGCAGTTGAAGATGTTGACATTGCGAACAATAATCTCCTCTCATCCATTGAAC ATTCATTAAATCTTGACCATGATGCTTGTGGAAATTTCAATTCCATGGTTTTACCTTGCTGTGAAGATCTGAGGCAACTGAAGGGTAGCCACTACCACAAGATTGTTGAAATTACAGAGAATGCTGGGAAATGTCTTCTGGATGAATACGTG GTGGACGAACCATCTTGTTCAACACCAAGAAAGAGGTCATTCAATCTGCCAACCATTGCATCAATTGAAGAGCTTAGAACTCCTGCTTTTGAAGAATTGTTGAAGTCAATCTGGGATGCGAAATCcgcaaaacaaataaatggaGACACCAAACATGTAGCGGCAGCATTTGAGGCTGCCCAATCCTTAAGAGACCCTAGAGTTCCTCTCACCGCTATTAACTGA
- the LOC7488146 gene encoding protein SRG1, producing the protein MESSLELEAVNFGKSIIIPSVQEMAKESMTKIPPRYERPDQDPPIISTDASLLLSSIPVIDLERLAIEDSMDSELDILHSACREWGFFQVVNHRVSSTLLEEFKMQVENFFKLPYEDKKKLWQKPDNHEGFGQLFVVSEEQKLDWSDMFYVTTLPLYLRMNDLFDKLPPNLRETLETYCSEVKKLASEILGHMAKGLKMDAEEMKELFSDGVQSIRMNYYPPCPEPDKAIGFSPHSDADALTILFQLSDTEGLEIRKEGRWFPVKPLPNAFVVNVGDITEIISNGVYRSVEHRAKVNSAKERLSVATFYSSNLDSVLGPAPSLLGKHNPAIFRSVPTEKYFKDFFSQKLNGKSYLECLRIADG; encoded by the exons ATGGAGTCATCACTAGAACTAGAAGCAGTGAACTTTGGAAAATCTATAATTATACCTAGCGTTCAAGAGATGGCCAAAGAGTCTATGACCAAGATCCCACCTCGGTATGAACGACCTGATCAAGATCCTCCAATTATCTCAACCGATGCGTCACTACTACTTTCGTCGATCCCTGTTATCGATCTTGAAAGATTGGCTATTGAAGATTCCATGGATTCTGAGCTGGACATCTTGCACTCTGCTTGCAGAGAGTGGGGTTTCTTCCAG GTTGTGAACCACAGAGTCAGCAGTACATTGCTGGAAGAATTCAAGATGCAGGTCGAGAATTTCTTCAAACTTCCGTACGAAGACAAGAAGAAGCTGTGGCAGAAACCAGATAATCACGAGGGATTTGGGCAGCTCTTTGTGGTATCAGAGGAGCAGAAGCTAGACTGGTCAGATATGTTCTATGTAACAACCCTTCCTCTTTATCTTAGAATGAATGACCTTTTTGACAAGCTCCCTCCAAACCTCAG AGAGACTCTAGAAACTTACTGTTCAGAAGTTAAAAAGCTAGCCAGTGAAATTTTGGGTCATATGGCAAAAGGTTTAAAGATGGATGCTGAGGAAATGAAAGAGCTATTCAGTGATGGAGTTCAATCGATTAGAATGAATTACTATCCACCATGTCCTGAGCCAGATAAGGCTATTGGGTTCAGTCCCCATTCTGATGCTGATGCTTTAACAATTCTTTTTCAGCTCAGTGATACTGAAGGACTAGAAATTAGAAAGGAAGGGAGATGGTTTCCTGTTAAACCACTTCCAAATGCTTTTGTTGTCAATGTTGGTGACATTACAGAG ATAATTAGCAATGGTGTTTATAGGAGCGTTGAGCATAGGGCAAAAGTGAATTCAGCAAAGGAGAGACTCTCTGTTGCTACATTCTACAGTTCCAACTTAGACTCTGTCTTAGGCCCTGCTCCCAGTCTTCTTGGCAAGCATAATCCTGCAATCTTCCGGAGCGTCCCTACAGAGAAGTATTTCAAggactttttttctcaaaaattgaATGGCAAGTCATACCTTGAATGCTTGAGAATAGCAGATGGATAA